From Cannabis sativa cultivar Pink pepper isolate KNU-18-1 chromosome 8, ASM2916894v1, whole genome shotgun sequence, a single genomic window includes:
- the LOC115699636 gene encoding anthocyanidin 3-O-glucosyltransferase 2 — MKRNELVFIPMAGKSHLAPAVEFAYQLLKKDERFSVTFLLISSVLEQTPTPPPTISHPHIHFIPVPKPLEIPSPELMKKSFTNYLLLYIKSHASLIKDIIANRFSASSSNRLSGLVVDMFCTDIIDVAVELGVPSYLFFTCGAATLGLMLYLTSHGKLDGTEPNSEHHHISTYLNPVPKNVLPDFAFDKQDRFGSQGDQLKKTKGIIINTVLELESHAISSLLDGVNPPVYTLGPLLDVKGKINNRQSSDHDEILQWLDNQPPKSVVFLCFGNYGSFNTTQLKEIATGLERSGQRFLWSVRKRHQDNLGSTTDFENFDEALPEGFLRRTKEVGRICGWAPQVEVLRHPATGGFVSHCGWNSVLESFWFGVPIVTWPMYAEQQMNAFQLARDLELGVELTLDFKWGDEDTVVSSEEIERALQCLMDGGEGGLVRKRVEEMSEKFRDAVLEGGSSYESFGCFIEDVLTNIDSDKNHLSLQ, encoded by the coding sequence ATGAAGAGAAACGAGCTAGTTTTCATCCCTATGGCCGGAAAAAGTCACCTGGCCCCAGCAGTTGAGTTTGCATATCAGTTACTAAAAAAAGATGAAAGATTTTCAGTAACTTTTCTTCTGATAAGCTCTGTACTCGAACAGACTCCAACGCCACCGCCCACTATTTCCCATCCCCATATACACTTCATACCAGTTCCAAAACCCTTGGAAATTCCCTCACCAGAGCTAATGAAAAAATCCTTTACAAACTACCTTCTGCTTTACATTAAGAGTCACGCTTCTCTAATCAAGGACATCATAGCCAACCGCTTCTCCGCCTCATCATCGAATCGCCTCTCTGGCTTGGTCGTCGACATGTTCTGCACCGACATCATCGATGTTGCCGTAGAACTAGGGGTTCCTTCATACTTGTTCTTCACCTGCGGCGCGGCCACCTTGGGCTTAATGCTCTACCTCACAAGCCACGGAAAACTCGATGGCACTGAGCCAAATTCCGAACACCACCACATATCTACCTATCTCAACCCAGTTCCAAAGAATGTTTTACCTGATTTTGCCTTTGACAAGCAAGATCGGTTTGGGAGTCAAGGCGATCAATTAAAAAAGACCAAAGGTATAATCATCAACACAGTACTCGAGTTGGAATCCCATGCGATTAGCTCACTTTTGGACGGTGTAAATCCACCAGTTTACACCCTCGGCCCCCTTTTGGACGTAAAAGGTAAAATTAACAATCGACAGTCATCAGATCATGACGAGATCCTGCAGTGGCTTGACAATCAGCCGCCGAAGTCTGTGGTGTTCCTCTGCTTTGGCAACTACGGGTCATTCAATACAACTCAGCTGAAAGAGATCGCTACTGGGCTCGAGCGCAGCGGCCAAAGGTTCTTGTGGTCTGTACGGAAACGCCACCAAGATAATCTCGGTTCAACAACAGATTTCGAAAATTTCGATGAAGCTCTACCAGAAGGATTCTTGAGGAGGACCAAGGAAGTGGGAAGGATATGTGGTTGGGCCCCACAAGTGGAGGTCCTACGACACCCGGCCACCGGAGGTTTCGTGTCCCACTGTGGTTGGAACTCCGTACTGGAGAGCTTTTGGTTTGGAGTGCCGATTGTGACATGGCCAATGTACGCTGAGCAACAAATGAATGCGTTTCAGTTGGCGAGGGATTTGGAGTTGGGTGTTGAGCTAACATTAGATTTTAAATGGGGCGATGAAGATACTGTAGTAAGTTCGGAGGAGATAGAGAGAGCCCTTCAATGCTTGATGGATGGTGGTGAAGGTGGGTTAGTGAGGAAGAGAGTGGAGGAGATGAGTGAGAAGTTCAGGGATGCTGTGTTGGAAGGTGGATCTTCCTACGAGTCTTTTGGATGTTTCATTGAGGATGTTTTGACTAATATCGACTCCGATAAAAATCACCTGTCCCTACAATAA
- the LOC115699390 gene encoding anthocyanidin 3-O-glucosyltransferase 2-like — protein sequence MGKAELVLIPGPGRGHMVPIVEFANELLSGDERFSVSILIISSPFENSPVRADPMPTNISQHHIQCFHVPKPSNLPPSELYHESPENYFSLYIESHKSQVKDIIVNRFTPTTPFRLAGLVVDLFCSSMNDVARELEVPSYLFFASGAAFLGFTFYLHSHQELHGAEFEKSDSEFHIPSYINSVPAKALPSFALNKQGFVAFAALSREYKKTKGIIVNTVSELESHAVCSLSDGVIPPVYTVGPLLDLKVKSRTPSDQLEYDQIMSWLNDQPPKSVVFLCFGNYGYFSEAQLREIAAGLERSGKRFLWSARKAPKDGKFSTADDTDVTEIIPREFWEKTKEVGRVCGWAPQVEVLSHPAVGGFVSHCGWNSILESMWFGVPIVTWPMYAEQQLDAFLLSRDLKLAVELRIDYRRGSDDIVSGEELERAVRCLMDGGDGDGVLVRKRVEEMSMKCRGAVLEGGSSFQSFERVKETILANGPMTTCARAT from the coding sequence ATGGGAAAAGCAGAGCTTGTACTCATTCCGGGGCCAGGAAGGGGTCACATGGTGCCAATTGTAGAATTCGCAAACGAGTTACTGAGTGGAGATGAACGATTCTCCGTAAGCATTCTTATCATAAGCTCACCCTTTGAGAACAGTCCTGTACGAGCTGATCCCATGCCCACTAACATTTCCCAACACCATATTCAATGCTTCCACGTTCCTAAACCCTCTAACCTACCTCCCTCAGAGCTTTATCATGAGTCCCCCGAAAACTACTTCTCTCTCTACATTGAGAGTCACAAGTCACAAGTCAAAGACATAATAGTCAACCGTTTTACACCCACGACACCGTTTCGTCTCGCTGGACTGGTTGTCGACTTGTTCTGCTCCTCCATGAACGACGTTGCCAGAGAACTCGAGGTTCCCTCTTACTTGTTTTTCGCCTCAGGTGCTGCTTTCCTAGGGTTCACGTTCTACCTACACAGCCACCAGGAGCTCCACGGAGCAGAGTTCGAGAAATCAGATTCCGAGTTTCACATACCGAGTTACATCAACTCAGTCCCCGCCAAGGCTTTGCCTTCTTTCGCTCTCAACAAGCAAGGTTTCGTGGCCTTCGCCGCTCTCAGCAGAGAGTATAAGAAGACCAAGGGTATTATCGTCAATACAGTTTCGGAGTTAGAATCCCATGCAGTGTGCTCACTATCCGACGGTGTAATTCCGCCGGTTTATACGGTTGGACCGCTTTTGGACCTTAAAGTTAAGAGCCGTACACCGTCAGATCAGCTGGAATATGACCAAATCATGAGTTGGCTCAATGATCAGCCTCCGAAATCAGTGGTGTTTCTCTGCTTTGGAAACTACGGTTACTTCAGTGAAGCCCAGCTGAGGGAGATCGCCGCCGGACTTGAACGTAGCGGCAAAAGGTTCTTGTGGTCGGCACGCAAAGCCCCAAAAGACGGAAAATTTTCAACGGCTGATGATACAGATGTTACTGAAATTATTCCTCGTGAATTTTGGGAGAAGACAAAGGAGGTTGGAAGAGTTTGTGGATGGGCTCCACAAGTGGAAGTCTTGTCTCATCCGGCGGTAGGAGGGTTCGTGTCTCATTGTGGTTGGAACTCGATTTTGGAGAGCATGTGGTTTGGGGTACCGATTGTGACGTGGCCGATGTACGCAGAACAACAGCTTGATGCTTTCCTGTTGTCGAGAGATTTGAAGTTGGCTGTGGAACTAAGAATTGACTACAGAAGAGGCAGTGATGATATTGTTAGTGGGGAGGAGTTAGAGAGGGCCGTTAGATGCTTGATGGACGGTGGTGATGGTGATGGTGTTTTAGTGAGGAAGAGAGTGGAGGAGATGAGTATGAAGTGCAGGGGAGCTGTTTTGGAAGGTGGGTCTTCGTTCCAGTCATTTGAACGTGTCAAGGAAACTATTTTGGCAAACGGTCCCATGACAACTTGTGCGCGGGCCACCTAA
- the LOC133030579 gene encoding uncharacterized protein LOC133030579: protein MSSEYNRSSLPLPIFHGENYDFWSIKMRTYFRSQNLWKIVEEGITIPEDIISLSEDQKKALEDNQQKDSHALYCLQQAMADNLFPRIMSAATAKEAWDTLQEEFQGTIKVRIVRLQKLRRDFENLKMKDNETAKDYYSRIKEIVNQMGAYGEIISDKNIVQKILISCTEKYDSIVSMIEETKDLETLSPTELMGSLEAYESRRERHKESEAENAFQSKINPKSHLEKDCWFKGKPQCQNCKKFGHTEKTCRLKKSHQANLSEETKDENNLFYVCQAAIEEGKDTWYLDSGCSNHMTKNEGIFCSLDRSKTKVKIGNGDFMEAVGKGTIAIDTKKGKRYIKDVLLVPNIDQNLLSVGQMIEKRYSLHFEGDSCTIYDKQDKSFQIAKVKNERK, encoded by the exons ATGAGTTCGGAGTACAATCGTTCTTCACTACCTCTTCCAATTTTCCATGGAgaaaactatgatttttggtCCATCAAAATGAGGACCTATTTTCGATCACAAAATCTATGGAAAATTGTTGAAGAAGGAATCACTATTCCGGAAGATATTATATCTCTTTCGGAAGATCAAAAGAAGGCACTCGAGGATAATCAACAAAAGGATTCTCATGCATTATACTGCTTGCAACAAGCTATGGCGGACAATCTTTTTCCACGAATTATGAGTGCAGCAACGGCAAAAGAAGCATGGGACACGCTGCAGGAGGAGTTCCAAGGAACAATCAAGGTACGCATTGTTAGACTACAAAAGCTTAGAAGAGATTTTGAGAATCTTAAAATGAAAGATAATGAGACTGCAAAAGATTACTATTCTAGAATTAAAGAAATAGTAAATCAAATGGGAGCCTATGGAGAAATAATTTCTGACAAGAATATAGTACAAAAGATACTAATTTCTTGTACAGAAAAATATGATTCAATAGTTTCTATGATAGAGGAAACTAAAGATTTAGAAACTCTATCACCAACTGAACTAATGGGCTCTCTTGAAGCATATGAAAGTAGACGAGAAAGGCATAAGGAAAGTGAAGCTGAAAATGCCTTTCAGTCTAAAATCAATCC AAAAAGTCACTTGGAGAAAGACTGCTGGTTTAAAGGAAAACCACAGtgccaaaattgtaaaaaatttggCCACACTGAAAAAACTTGTCgtttaaagaaatcccatcaagCTAATCTTTCCGAAGAGACAAAAGATGAAAATAATCTCTTCTATGTCTGTCAAGCTGCAATAGAAGAAGGAAAAGATACTTGGTATCTTGACAGTGGTTGCAGTAACCACATGACAAAAAATGAAGGCATCTTTTGTAGTCTTGATAGATCCAAGACTAAAGTCAAAATCGGTAATGGTGATTTCATGGAAGCAGTCGGCAAAGGCACCATTGCCATTGACACTAAAAAAGGCAAGAGATACATCAAGGATGTACTCTTGGTACCCAACATTGATCAAAACCTACTTAGTGTAGGTCAAATGATTGAAAAAAGGTACTCTTTGCATTTTGAAGGAGATTCTTGCACAATCTATGATAAGCAAGATAAATCTTTTCAAATTGCAAAggtaaaaaatgaaagaaaatag